In a single window of the Littorina saxatilis isolate snail1 linkage group LG5, US_GU_Lsax_2.0, whole genome shotgun sequence genome:
- the LOC138966163 gene encoding homeobox-containing protein 1-like isoform X1: MSATSQGQRAQPTFTIEQIELIRRLRNSGLTKEQVVQAFDSFERVDAELGNLYTAPISLSQQKSFTAAGALMRPVNNINNNNHQQQTSIARPPPPSSTSTTQPVQTLTNGLNQSSDAQYSRPNGQNQSSDVLYSGPNGQNQSSDAQYARPLSVASLLGSVKRRSLSSGVKRARSEEEGASAGSTTDIIRLSMKEFAPEATQVNLFPGKVSPDDVDDFLKQDREEMHAEVREYLFATPTIVHNDIATTAGVALSCVSKFLVGNFSALPSDVLRQLSLWFLSVWPYKKKTKQRTGPRPILPRPPPPQQLQQCNLQTTQLLQDIIQERINCGVPTTSAAANNNTAQHLVGQELNEQEPDQKMDVKPFDGFQGLSGGSGMGEVDGLMVNFTPRRERFTFRKKHLEVLETYFKTNQYPTFEERTEIAQRCNDIMEVVVGRGLADKEKMTPQNVAYWFSNRRKDIKRMAREGGLEMSEVVLPSKLKQSPEPLSILDNETASSYWAMDTSSTGYSPLGMPSVGPVAFPTMVQRSFSETNASADTGSVSSDSQGDVLSIKQEPLESESVSSVVTNGPGSAVERIAAEISSQLASKTGAASTNSEIKSSPVEVEHNSGTAVKSECPDEEPESH; this comes from the exons ATGTCTGCAACAAGCCAAGGGCAGCGAGCCCAGCCCACCTTCACCATTGAGCAGATAGAACTCATCCGTCGGCTACGCAACAGTGGTTTGACGAAAGAACAAGTGGTGCAGGCCTTCGATTCCTTCGAGCGAGTGGATGCAGAGCTGGGAAACCTTTACACTGCCCCCATTTCTCTCAGTCAGCAGAAATCTTTCACGGCAGCTGGAGCACTG ATGAGACCAGTGaataacatcaacaacaacaatcaccaACAACAGACCTCCATCGCTCGACCACCTCCTCCCAGCTCAACCAGTACTACTCAACCAGTGCAGACTCTTACCAACGGACTAAATCAGAGCAGTGATGCTCAGTACTCTAGGCCTAACGGACAAAACCAGAGCAGTGATGTTCTGTACTCTGGGCCTAACGGACAAAACCAGAGCAGTGACGCTCAGTACGCAAGGCCTCTTTCTGTTGCGTCGCTGCTGGGAAGTGTCAAAAGGCGCAGTCTGAGTTCTGGGGTGAAGCGGGCGAGAAGTGAAGAAGAGGGTGCGTCTGCTGGCAGTACCACTGACATTATTCGGTTGTCCATGAAAGAATTTGCACCAGAGGCTACGCAAGTCAATTTGTTTCCAGGGAAAGTAAGCCCTGATGATGTGGATGACTTCTTGAA ACAGGACAGAGAAGAGATGCATGCAGAAGTTCGAGAGTACCTTTTTGCTACACCAACCATTGTTCACAATGACATTGCCACAACAGCTG GGGTTGCTTTAAGCTGTGTCAGCAAGTTTCTGGTCGGCAACTTCTCAGCGCTGCCGTCGGATGTTCTTCGACAGTTAAGTCTGTGGTTCCTTTCGGTATGGCCTTACAAGAAAAAGACCAAGCAGCGAACAGGGCCGCGACCAATTTTACCGCGGCCACCACCACCGCAACAACTACAGCAGTGCAACCTGCAGACCACACAACTTCTGCAGGACATAATTCAGGAGAGAATCAACTGTGGTGTGCCAACTACAAGTGCAG cagccaacaacaacacagcacaacacctGGTAGGACAAGAACTGAACGAACAGGAACCAGATCAGAAAATGGACGTAAAACCATTTGACGGCTTTCAGGGACTGTCAGGGGGTTCTGGGATGGGAGAGGTGGATGGTCTGATGGTAAACTTCACGCCGCGGCGAGAAAGATTCACATTCCGAAAGAAGCATCTGGAAGTGTTAGAGACCTACTTCAAAACCAACCAGTACCCCACTTTTGAAGAGCGCACGGAAATTGCTCAGAGGTGTAATGACATCATGGAAGTTGTGG TTGGTCGAGGGCTCGCTGACAAGGAAAAGATGACCCCACAGAACGTTGCATACTGGTTCAGTAATCGCCGCAAAGACATCAAACGTATGGCCAGAGAAG GAGGGCTGGAAATGTCTGAAGTGGTGCTTCCAAGCAAACTGAAACAATCCCCTGAACCCCTGTCGATCCTAGACAACGAGACAGCAAGTTCCTACTGGGCCATGGATACCTCCAGCACGGGCTATTCCCCTCTCGGCATGCCCAGTGTGGGCCCAGTGGCGTTTCCCACCATGGTGCAGAGGTCCTTCAGCGAGACCAACGCTAGTGCCGACACTGGCAGTGTCTCTTCAGACAGTCAGGGGGATGTTCTCTCCATCAAGCAAGAACCGCTGGAGTCTGAATCAGTCTCGAGTGTTGTGACAAACGGACCTGGTTCGGCAGTGGAAAGAATCGCTGCCGAGATTTCTTCTCAGCTTGCGTCTAAGACTGGTGCTGCCTCTACAAACTCAGAAATTAAAAGTTCTCCTGTGGAGGTTGAGCACAACTCAGGGACTGCTGTGAAGAGTGAATGTCCGGATGAGGAACCTGAGAGTCATTGA
- the LOC138966163 gene encoding homeobox-containing protein 1-like isoform X2, with translation MSATSQGQRAQPTFTIEQIELIRRLRNSGLTKEQVVQAFDSFERVDAELGNLYTAPISLSQQKSFTAAGALMRPVNNINNNNHQQQTSIARPPPPSSTSTTQPVQTLTNGLNQSSDAQYSRPNGQNQSSDVLYSGPNGQNQSSDAQYARPLSVASLLGSVKRRSLSSGVKRARSEEEGASAGSTTDIIRLSMKEFAPEATQVNLFPGKVSPDDVDDFLKQDREEMHAEVREYLFATPTIVHNDIATTAGVALSCVSKFLVGNFSALPSDVLRQLSLWFLSVWPYKKKTKQRTGPRPILPRPPPPQQLQQCNLQTTQLLQDIIQERINCGVPTTSAANNNTAQHLVGQELNEQEPDQKMDVKPFDGFQGLSGGSGMGEVDGLMVNFTPRRERFTFRKKHLEVLETYFKTNQYPTFEERTEIAQRCNDIMEVVVGRGLADKEKMTPQNVAYWFSNRRKDIKRMAREGGLEMSEVVLPSKLKQSPEPLSILDNETASSYWAMDTSSTGYSPLGMPSVGPVAFPTMVQRSFSETNASADTGSVSSDSQGDVLSIKQEPLESESVSSVVTNGPGSAVERIAAEISSQLASKTGAASTNSEIKSSPVEVEHNSGTAVKSECPDEEPESH, from the exons ATGTCTGCAACAAGCCAAGGGCAGCGAGCCCAGCCCACCTTCACCATTGAGCAGATAGAACTCATCCGTCGGCTACGCAACAGTGGTTTGACGAAAGAACAAGTGGTGCAGGCCTTCGATTCCTTCGAGCGAGTGGATGCAGAGCTGGGAAACCTTTACACTGCCCCCATTTCTCTCAGTCAGCAGAAATCTTTCACGGCAGCTGGAGCACTG ATGAGACCAGTGaataacatcaacaacaacaatcaccaACAACAGACCTCCATCGCTCGACCACCTCCTCCCAGCTCAACCAGTACTACTCAACCAGTGCAGACTCTTACCAACGGACTAAATCAGAGCAGTGATGCTCAGTACTCTAGGCCTAACGGACAAAACCAGAGCAGTGATGTTCTGTACTCTGGGCCTAACGGACAAAACCAGAGCAGTGACGCTCAGTACGCAAGGCCTCTTTCTGTTGCGTCGCTGCTGGGAAGTGTCAAAAGGCGCAGTCTGAGTTCTGGGGTGAAGCGGGCGAGAAGTGAAGAAGAGGGTGCGTCTGCTGGCAGTACCACTGACATTATTCGGTTGTCCATGAAAGAATTTGCACCAGAGGCTACGCAAGTCAATTTGTTTCCAGGGAAAGTAAGCCCTGATGATGTGGATGACTTCTTGAA ACAGGACAGAGAAGAGATGCATGCAGAAGTTCGAGAGTACCTTTTTGCTACACCAACCATTGTTCACAATGACATTGCCACAACAGCTG GGGTTGCTTTAAGCTGTGTCAGCAAGTTTCTGGTCGGCAACTTCTCAGCGCTGCCGTCGGATGTTCTTCGACAGTTAAGTCTGTGGTTCCTTTCGGTATGGCCTTACAAGAAAAAGACCAAGCAGCGAACAGGGCCGCGACCAATTTTACCGCGGCCACCACCACCGCAACAACTACAGCAGTGCAACCTGCAGACCACACAACTTCTGCAGGACATAATTCAGGAGAGAATCAACTGTGGTGTGCCAACTACAAGTGCAG ccaacaacaacacagcacaacacctGGTAGGACAAGAACTGAACGAACAGGAACCAGATCAGAAAATGGACGTAAAACCATTTGACGGCTTTCAGGGACTGTCAGGGGGTTCTGGGATGGGAGAGGTGGATGGTCTGATGGTAAACTTCACGCCGCGGCGAGAAAGATTCACATTCCGAAAGAAGCATCTGGAAGTGTTAGAGACCTACTTCAAAACCAACCAGTACCCCACTTTTGAAGAGCGCACGGAAATTGCTCAGAGGTGTAATGACATCATGGAAGTTGTGG TTGGTCGAGGGCTCGCTGACAAGGAAAAGATGACCCCACAGAACGTTGCATACTGGTTCAGTAATCGCCGCAAAGACATCAAACGTATGGCCAGAGAAG GAGGGCTGGAAATGTCTGAAGTGGTGCTTCCAAGCAAACTGAAACAATCCCCTGAACCCCTGTCGATCCTAGACAACGAGACAGCAAGTTCCTACTGGGCCATGGATACCTCCAGCACGGGCTATTCCCCTCTCGGCATGCCCAGTGTGGGCCCAGTGGCGTTTCCCACCATGGTGCAGAGGTCCTTCAGCGAGACCAACGCTAGTGCCGACACTGGCAGTGTCTCTTCAGACAGTCAGGGGGATGTTCTCTCCATCAAGCAAGAACCGCTGGAGTCTGAATCAGTCTCGAGTGTTGTGACAAACGGACCTGGTTCGGCAGTGGAAAGAATCGCTGCCGAGATTTCTTCTCAGCTTGCGTCTAAGACTGGTGCTGCCTCTACAAACTCAGAAATTAAAAGTTCTCCTGTGGAGGTTGAGCACAACTCAGGGACTGCTGTGAAGAGTGAATGTCCGGATGAGGAACCTGAGAGTCATTGA
- the LOC138966163 gene encoding homeobox-containing protein 1-like isoform X3 has product MSATSQGQRAQPTFTIEQIELIRRLRNSGLTKEQVVQAFDSFERVDAELGNLYTAPISLSQQKSFTAAGALMRPVNNINNNNHQQQTSIARPPPPSSTSTTQPVQTLTNGLNQSSDAQYSRPNGQNQSSDVLYSGPNGQNQSSDAQYARPLSVASLLGSVKRRSLSSGVKRARSEEEGASAGSTTDIIRLSMKEFAPEATQVNLFPGKVSPDDVDDFLKQDREEMHAEVREYLFATPTIVHNDIATTAGVALSCVSKFLVGNFSALPSDVLRQLSLWFLSVWPYKKKTKQRTGPRPILPRPPPPQQLQQCNLQTTQLLQDIIQERINCGVPTTSAAANNNTAQHLVGQELNEQEPDQKMDVKPFDGFQGLSGGSGMGEVDGLMVNFTPRRERFTFRKKHLEVLETYFKTNQYPTFEERTEIAQRCNDIMEVVVGRGLADKEKMTPQNVAYWFSNRRKDIKRMAREAIDSS; this is encoded by the exons ATGTCTGCAACAAGCCAAGGGCAGCGAGCCCAGCCCACCTTCACCATTGAGCAGATAGAACTCATCCGTCGGCTACGCAACAGTGGTTTGACGAAAGAACAAGTGGTGCAGGCCTTCGATTCCTTCGAGCGAGTGGATGCAGAGCTGGGAAACCTTTACACTGCCCCCATTTCTCTCAGTCAGCAGAAATCTTTCACGGCAGCTGGAGCACTG ATGAGACCAGTGaataacatcaacaacaacaatcaccaACAACAGACCTCCATCGCTCGACCACCTCCTCCCAGCTCAACCAGTACTACTCAACCAGTGCAGACTCTTACCAACGGACTAAATCAGAGCAGTGATGCTCAGTACTCTAGGCCTAACGGACAAAACCAGAGCAGTGATGTTCTGTACTCTGGGCCTAACGGACAAAACCAGAGCAGTGACGCTCAGTACGCAAGGCCTCTTTCTGTTGCGTCGCTGCTGGGAAGTGTCAAAAGGCGCAGTCTGAGTTCTGGGGTGAAGCGGGCGAGAAGTGAAGAAGAGGGTGCGTCTGCTGGCAGTACCACTGACATTATTCGGTTGTCCATGAAAGAATTTGCACCAGAGGCTACGCAAGTCAATTTGTTTCCAGGGAAAGTAAGCCCTGATGATGTGGATGACTTCTTGAA ACAGGACAGAGAAGAGATGCATGCAGAAGTTCGAGAGTACCTTTTTGCTACACCAACCATTGTTCACAATGACATTGCCACAACAGCTG GGGTTGCTTTAAGCTGTGTCAGCAAGTTTCTGGTCGGCAACTTCTCAGCGCTGCCGTCGGATGTTCTTCGACAGTTAAGTCTGTGGTTCCTTTCGGTATGGCCTTACAAGAAAAAGACCAAGCAGCGAACAGGGCCGCGACCAATTTTACCGCGGCCACCACCACCGCAACAACTACAGCAGTGCAACCTGCAGACCACACAACTTCTGCAGGACATAATTCAGGAGAGAATCAACTGTGGTGTGCCAACTACAAGTGCAG cagccaacaacaacacagcacaacacctGGTAGGACAAGAACTGAACGAACAGGAACCAGATCAGAAAATGGACGTAAAACCATTTGACGGCTTTCAGGGACTGTCAGGGGGTTCTGGGATGGGAGAGGTGGATGGTCTGATGGTAAACTTCACGCCGCGGCGAGAAAGATTCACATTCCGAAAGAAGCATCTGGAAGTGTTAGAGACCTACTTCAAAACCAACCAGTACCCCACTTTTGAAGAGCGCACGGAAATTGCTCAGAGGTGTAATGACATCATGGAAGTTGTGG TTGGTCGAGGGCTCGCTGACAAGGAAAAGATGACCCCACAGAACGTTGCATACTGGTTCAGTAATCGCCGCAAAGACATCAAACGTATGGCCAGAGAAG CAATCGATTCGAGTTGA